A region from the Schistocerca serialis cubense isolate TAMUIC-IGC-003099 chromosome 1, iqSchSeri2.2, whole genome shotgun sequence genome encodes:
- the LOC126418220 gene encoding prostaglandin reductase 1-like, whose protein sequence is MVKARKFVLANLFKGEPKVDDFRIEEEELPPLLDGQILCETEYISVDPYQRGFTHRYKVGATMIGSQVFWLRVARIVESRSPQHPAGWHVVGTWGWRDRTVVDPTPAPDDILPLMLVPDYRDLPMSLAVGVLGMPGASAYFGLLNICHPKPGEVVVGSGAAGAVGSIVGQIARIKGCKVIGIAGSDQKVKCLKEELGFHHAFNCKTANMDKALKEAAPDGVDVYFDNVGGEQSSAVIANMRQGGRISVCGCISVYNETKVAMAPVVQMHMVGKELVLEGFMVIRWLDQWDKAFLEMAQWIKKGKLKYREAVAEGFENTPKAFIGMLRGENLGKAAVKV, encoded by the exons ATGGTGAAGGCACGCAAGTTCGTCCTTGCAAATCTCTTCAAAGGAGAGCCGAAAGTCGACGACTTCAGAATCGAGGAAGAAGAACTGCCACCGCTGCTGGATGGGCAGATACTGTGCGAGACGGAGTACATCAGCGTCGACCCCTACCAGAGGGGGTTCACACACAGGTACAAGGTCGGGGCTACCATGATCGGATCACAGGTAT TCTGGTTACGGGTGGCACGTATAGTTGAGAGCCGATCGCCACAGCACCCGGCAGGATGGCATGTTGTCGGCACCTGGGGCTGGCGCGACCGCACAGTGGTGGATCCGACGCCGGCGCCTGACGACATCCTGCCACTGATGCTGGTGCCGGACTACAGGGACCTACCTATGTCACTGGCAGTGGGGGTGCTGGGAATGCCAGGAGCCTCCGCCTACTTCGGACTGCTCAACATCTGCCACCCCAAGCCGGGGGAGGTGGTGGTTGGCAGTGGCGCGGCGGGCGCCGTGGGCTCCATAGTGGGACAGATAGCGCGCATCAAGGGCTGCAAGGTCATCGGCATCGCTGGCTCTGACCAAAAG GTCAAGTGTCTGAAGGAGGAGCTAGGTTTCCACCACGCCTTCAACTGCAAGACGGCAAACATGGACAAGGCGCTGAAGGAGGCCGCCCCGGACGGCGTCGACGTCTACTTCGACAACGTGGGAGGGGAGCAGAGCAGTGCGGTGATCGCCAACATGCGTCAGGGCGGCCGCATATCCGTGTGTGGCTGCATCTCCGTCTATAACGAGACGAAGGTGGCCATGGCACCCGTCGTCCAGATGCACATGGTCGGAAAGGAACTCGTACTGGAGGGTTTCATGGTGATCCGGTGGCTGGACCAGTGGGATAAGGCCTTCCTcgagatggcacagtggatcaAGAAGGGAAAGCTCAAATACAGGGAGGCCGTCGCGGAGGGCTTCGAAAACACCCCGAAAGCTTTCATCGGTATGCTCAGGGGTGAAAATCTGGGGAAAGCCGCCGTCAAGGTGTGA